One window of Mesoplodon densirostris isolate mMesDen1 chromosome 15, mMesDen1 primary haplotype, whole genome shotgun sequence genomic DNA carries:
- the YPEL1 gene encoding protein yippee-like 1 translates to MFQCFFCQRAQQNFSASRASPELSQECPAEMVKMTRSKTFQAYLPNCHRTYSCVHCRAHLANHDELISKSFQGSQGRAYLFNSVVNVGCGPAEERVLLTGLHAVADIYCENCKTTLGWKYEHAFESSQKYKEGKFIIELAHMIKDNGWE, encoded by the exons ATGTTCCAGTGTTTCTTCTGTCAGAGAGCCCAGCAGAACTTCAGCGCCTCCCGTGCCAGCCCTGAGCTGAGCCAGGAGTGCCCAGCAGAGATGGTGAAGATGACAAGGTCCAAAACTTTTCAAGCATATCTGCCAAACTGCCACCGAACGTACAGTTGTGTCCATTGCCGGGCCCACCTGGCCAATCACGATGAGCTGATCTCCAAG TCCTTTCAGGGGAGTCAGGGACGAGCCTACCTCTTCAACTCAGT GGTGAACGTGGGCTGCGGCCCTGCGGAGGAGCGGGTCCTTCTCACCGGCCTGCATGCCGTGGCAGACATCTACTGTGAGAACTGCAAGACCACACTCGGGTGGAAATAC GAACACGCCTTTGAGAGCAGTCAGAAATATAAGGAAGGAAAATTTATCATTGAGCTTGCTCACATGATCAAAGACAATGGTTGGGAGTAA